Proteins from a genomic interval of Oncorhynchus clarkii lewisi isolate Uvic-CL-2024 chromosome 13, UVic_Ocla_1.0, whole genome shotgun sequence:
- the LOC139365101 gene encoding protein Z, vitamin K-dependent plasma glycoprotein a, with protein sequence MGSLATTATLLSLLLLGAVTCRLDTKNTKTVFLDKQEASEVITLSRQKRANVGNEESLLPANMERECLEEVCNYEEAREIFQDSYRTDIFWSVYIDGDQCAEKPCKNGAMCSDSVGGYDCVCKSGFFGVHCETDQTVCMLDKTKGCSQFCKPGYQSYECSCARGWKLEEKERVKCIPAVTFPCGKVNSLSQWTKRQSTNIASNFEGLACNSGECPWQAILKSTESVGFCSGVILKENLVLTTAQCAQKYVNFQVAVGKRLTASEDGEQTLYVQIVHVHPRYVPGRPDNDLAVLELRERIVYKKHVVAACLPERDFAEVVLMTGEYPAVVTGWKDPVDATEVQGPLTLNHLAYERLPQCVERHPGLVTNKMGCTTVRPKGDCILGPGSPILSLHREVFYLTGVVSRPAGADCSQGYIYQKVSRFLLWLQPLMDSR encoded by the exons ATGGGCTCCCTAGCCACCACTGCCACCCTGCTTTCCTTACTGCTACTGGGAGCTGTGACGTGCAGACTAGACACTAAAAACACCAAGACAG tgTTCCTGGACAAGCAGGAGGCCAGTGAAGTGATCACCTTATCCCGCCAGAAGAGGGCCAACGTGGGCAACGAGGAGAGCCTGCTCCCTGCCAACATGGAGAGGGAGTGTCTGGAGGAGGTCTGCAACTACGAGGAGGCCAGGGAGATCTTCCAGGACTCCTACCGCACG GATATCTTCTGGTCAGTCTACATAG ATGGGGACCAGTGTGCAGAGAAGCCGTGTAAGAATGGAGCCATGTGCTCAGACAGTGTGGGGGGATACGACTGTGTCTGCAAGTCAGGCTTCTTTGGAGTCCACtgtgagacag ATCAGACAGTGTGTATGTTGGACAAGACCAAGGGCTGCAGTCAGTTCTGTAAGCCAGGATACCAGTCCTATGAGTGTTCCTGTGCCCGTGGCTGGAAactagaggagaaggagagggtgaagTGTATTCCTGCAG tgACATTCCCCTGTGGGAAGGTGAACAGCCTAAGCCAGTGGACAAAGAGACAGTCAACCAACATCGCCAGCAACTTTGAGGGACTAGCCTGCAACTCTGGAGAGTGTCCCTGGCAG GCCATTCTGAAGAGTACAGAGTCTGTAGGGTTCTGTAGTGGTGTCATTCTGAAGGAGAACCTGGTTCTAACTACAGCCCAGTGTGCCCAGAAATACGTCAACTTCCAGGTGGCTGTCG GCAAGCGCCTAACCGCATCTGAAGATGGCGAACAGACGCTCTATGTCCAAATCGTCCACGTCCACCCCCGCTACGTACCCGGTCGCCCTGACAACGACCTGGCCGTCCTCGAGCTCCGCGAGCGCATCGTCTATAAGAAACATGTGGTCGCTGCCTGTCTGCCCGAACGTGACTTTGCAGAGGTCGTCCTGATGACTGGCGAGTATCCGGCCGTGGTCACTGGCTGGAAGGACCCTGTGGACGCCACGGAGGTCCAAGGCCCGCTCACTCTCAACCACCTGGCGTATGAGCGTTTGCCCCAGTGTGTGGAGAGGCACCCGGGGTTGGTCACCAACAAGATGGGCTGTACGACAGTGAGACCCAAGGGTGACTGCATCCTGGGGCCGGGGAGTCCCATCCTATCTCTCCACAGGGAGGTGTTCTATCTGACCGGGGTAGTCTCCAGACCAGCAGGGGCAGACTGTAGTCAGGGTTACATCTACCAGAAGGTGTCCCGTTTCCTGCTCTGGCTGCAGCCCCTCATGGACTCACGCTAA